The DNA window CCGGTAGCAATCAGGAAGATAATGGTGGCAAATGCGATCAGCAGATAGGTAGAGCTGTTCTGTTGGATGATTTCAGTCTGCCGTTGCCATGCGCTTGCAAGATAGATGTTCTCAGGCATAGCGTCTTTCAAAATCGTATAGGCAGCCCCATCGGTACGGGTCGTTCCACCATTGATGCTGACAACCGTGATCTGTTCAGGCTGTCCGTTTGCTATGGTTTGATAAAGCTGGTCGGAGACAAGAAGCGTAGCAACACTATTTGCAAACCCAATCGGATTATCCAAGGTGGTCTGAACAACCGTTACATCTGTTGTAGCTCCATCACCAATGTTCAGATGATAAACAGCACCGACATCAGAGTTTTCAGGGTCAGGCCGGTATTTCACCAAAACACATTCGTCATCACTAAGCTCAGAAATCGAACTTTCTTTTCCCTGGCTGCTCAGTAAAGTATTGTAGTCGGTCAGACTCATGCACTCAAATCCGGGTGTTCGCACTTCTTCGCCGCTAATGCTGTATTCATCGGGAAGGTGATCTGATGTGGCCGTGATTTTTAGCAAGTCAGTTTCTTGTACCTGATATTCCTGGCTATTTAATTCTTCGGCTAATGCTGCCTGCGCTTGCTTGCTTTGCTGTTCGTCCTCAACCCGGTATTCGATTGCAGACGGAATAATCCGTTCCACAGCTCTGTAAGGATACCAAACCGAAAGCGTGGTTGCCCCAAAAACGGAAAGTGTTCCGGCAACCAGCAAAATCAAAAGGATCAGTGACTTTGCATTGGATCGGATACGGTGCATAAATTTGGGAACAACAACAATCGTATTTTCCCGGTACAGAATACGGTGGCGATTTTTGACACACTGGCATACAAAGGGGACAAAGGAATAAACGGATAATACTGTGCCAACTACTACCAGTACCAGAGTCAGCAATGCAATAGGCGAAAAGCCAATCGTTGTCCAAACAGATTGAGTACCACGAACCATGTCCAGTGCCAGGGCATACCCACCGAGCAGAAAAACAATTCCGATGATGGAGAAAACGATATTCGGGCGGACAGGCTTTTCCACCTTTTTTTCCAAGCGCACCAGATCCAAAAGGGTTGATTTTAGGAGCAATACTGCATTGGAAAGTGTAAGGGTGAGCAGCACAGCAAGGATAAACAGGAAGATTGAGCCGACAGCCTGGGGATTGATAAACGGAATGGCCCCCATATCAATCGTTAAATCAAGCAAAGCAACAATTCCCGCAGTTACGCCGATGTGCAACAGGCTTCCAGCTAAAATGCCGACAATCGTACCGCCAAGGCAGACGAAAATATTTTCTATGGTCAGCAGGCAGAGCATATCCCCTTTACGGTATCCAAGCAGAGCATAAATGCCTAATTCTTTCATTCGGCGGCGCATGAAGAAATTGTTTGAGTAGAACATGTAGAACACAACAAACACCATGATAAATACAGCGACTACGCTGCACATCATTTCTACACGGCCATCCGATGAGATCTTTTCCATGATAATCTCATTCATGGAAAAAGAAGTGAAGCAAAAGTAAACCATCAAAACGAAAGAAACGGACATAAGATACAGGGAATAAAAAGAAAAGTTCCGTTTCAGATTTTTTAATGCTATTGTCGTTAAATTCATACGCTCACCCCCAGTTACCGCTTTTCGTCCTGGCGGGCAGATTCCTGCATGATAGCCTCATAGAAGTGCCGCCGTTCAGCATCGTGGCGTTGCAGTTCAGAGATGATATGTCCATCTTTGAAGTAAAGGATGCGGTCTGTATAGCTGGCAGCATAGGGATCGTGCGTAACCATGAGAATTGTGGTTCCCAAGGTGTGGTTGACTTCTGTTAATGCAGTAAGCAGTTCGGTGGCGGAGCTGGAATCCAGTGCGCCGGTAGGTTCGTCAGCAAAGATCAGCGGAGGCCGTTTCACCATTGCGCGAGCTGCCGCCACACGCTGCCGTTGGCCGCCGGACAATTCGCTGGGATATTTTTTTAGCTGGGAGTCAATTCCAAACAGTTCAGCCAGCTCCTTAACTTTCCTGTCGATTTCCTGCGCTGGCTTGTGAAGCAAAGTCAACGGGACGGCAATATTTTCGCGTACTGTCAGACTATCTAAAAGATAATATTCCTGGAAGATAAAGCCCAGATTGTTTTTGCGAAAATCCGCAGCCTGTCCCTGTCCCAGCTTTTCAATATGGGTTTTACCCATGATAATATGGCCGCTGGTCGGAATGTCGATTGTAGATAAAACATTCAGAAGGGTTGTTTTTCCAGAACCGGAAGCACCCATGATGCCTAAGAATTCGCCCTGCTTAACTTCAAAAGATACATGATCGAGGCCGGGCTTGGGTTGGTTCTTATAAATTTTGGTTACATCCATAACTTGTAATAGTGTACTCATATACATTCGCTCCTTTCATAGTTCCTCTTTAAGTATAAAGAACTCGAAAGAATAAGGCATGAGTAATTCACGCAGTTATTGTTTGCGTGAATTACTCATGCCTTCTCCTTTGCAAAGCGATAAAATAGAACTCAACTATATCAAGAGTTCCTTACTAAACTGTAAGCTAAAATTCACCTGAATGTAAGCTGGTTCCTGTAAAATTGCAAATAGATAGTTGTCGGTAAGGAGGAAACAAGGGTGAGAAAAATACTTGTTGTAGATGATAATTTAGATTACCTGGAATTGTTGGCCTCTGTTCTGGGAAAGTATTTTGAGGTTTACGAGGCAACAGGGGTAAAAGACGCCCTGCGGGTGTTGGGCGACAAAGAAAAAGAAATTGAGGCGATCTGCTCTGATTACAACATGAGGGATGGCACAGGATTAGATTTGCTTGAAAAAGTC is part of the Lachnospiraceae bacterium KGMB03038 genome and encodes:
- a CDS encoding response regulator; the protein is MRKILVVDDNLDYLELLASVLGKYFEVYEATGVKDALRVLGDKEKEIEAICSDYNMRDGTGLDLLEKVRQEGITIPFLLMSGDDDHVLKQKARLYGGDFCSKTDCDFIERIKALVKSET
- a CDS encoding ABC transporter ATP-binding protein gives rise to the protein MSTLLQVMDVTKIYKNQPKPGLDHVSFEVKQGEFLGIMGASGSGKTTLLNVLSTIDIPTSGHIIMGKTHIEKLGQGQAADFRKNNLGFIFQEYYLLDSLTVRENIAVPLTLLHKPAQEIDRKVKELAELFGIDSQLKKYPSELSGGQRQRVAAARAMVKRPPLIFADEPTGALDSSSATELLTALTEVNHTLGTTILMVTHDPYAASYTDRILYFKDGHIISELQRHDAERRHFYEAIMQESARQDEKR
- a CDS encoding ABC transporter permease, which translates into the protein MNLTTIALKNLKRNFSFYSLYLMSVSFVLMVYFCFTSFSMNEIIMEKISSDGRVEMMCSVVAVFIMVFVVFYMFYSNNFFMRRRMKELGIYALLGYRKGDMLCLLTIENIFVCLGGTIVGILAGSLLHIGVTAGIVALLDLTIDMGAIPFINPQAVGSIFLFILAVLLTLTLSNAVLLLKSTLLDLVRLEKKVEKPVRPNIVFSIIGIVFLLGGYALALDMVRGTQSVWTTIGFSPIALLTLVLVVVGTVLSVYSFVPFVCQCVKNRHRILYRENTIVVVPKFMHRIRSNAKSLILLILLVAGTLSVFGATTLSVWYPYRAVERIIPSAIEYRVEDEQQSKQAQAALAEELNSQEYQVQETDLLKITATSDHLPDEYSISGEEVRTPGFECMSLTDYNTLLSSQGKESSISELSDDECVLVKYRPDPENSDVGAVYHLNIGDGATTDVTVVQTTLDNPIGFANSVATLLVSDQLYQTIANGQPEQITVVSINGGTTRTDGAAYTILKDAMPENIYLASAWQRQTEIIQQNSSTYLLIAFATIIFLIATGSILYFQNLSAVTYDRDDYNILQRMGYNRNMIKRCVRRQIQIYFVIPYMIGMLHSIFAIICYKSALMDDVLGRASEVILPIALAIGIFSIVYFIYYQVTKHSCYKAAIN